Proteins encoded together in one Lathyrus oleraceus cultivar Zhongwan6 chromosome 5, CAAS_Psat_ZW6_1.0, whole genome shotgun sequence window:
- the LOC127086204 gene encoding cyclin-A2-2, translating to MSRVSSSTLRAKGGELPPRITRSRARVLESCCENEGKNVNRAVSSKRGVSSENKTCVVVPDVPSRKRRAGLTDVTNIGAKPRDKRVKQSQFQAKEVYRKKNTKLTSDVSVEVSSAQGGGKAMVGSNDTIAAVTLDEEPTGHCMSDNIREHVMTDTALSMQESVNSGELQTSSSPNTDINIICEKPGASDCLTVVDIDKELKDSQVWSDYAPDIYCKARVTELEKRSSTNYMERLQQDISPSMRGILIDWLVEVSEEYKLVPDTLYLTVNLIDRFLSTCLIQKHKLQLLGVTCMFIASKYEEICAPRVEEFCFITDNTYTKAEVVKMEKEVLNLLRFQLSVPTTKTFLRRFIQAAQSSYKDPRVELEFLANYLAELTLVEYSFLQFLPSLVAASAVFLARWTLNHSEHPWTPTLEHYTNCKASELKTVVLAMKDLQLNTKGCSLNAIREKYKHEKFNCVANLSPKPVQSLF from the exons ATGAGTAGAGTAAGCAGCAGTACATTGCGTGCCAAAGGCGGAGAGCTTCCACCCAGAATTACGAGATCAAGGGCGAGGGTTTTGGAGTCTTGTTGTGAGAATGAAGGGAAGAATGTTAACAGAGCTGTGAGTTCTAAAAGAGGTGTTTCTTCTGAGAATAAGACTTGTGTGGTTGTTCCTGATGTTCCTAGCCGGAAGAGAAGGGCAGGGCTTACAGATGTTACTAACATCGGTGCAAAACCGCGTGATAAGCGTGTTAAACAGTCTCAGTTTCAG GCCAAAGAAGTTTACCGAAAGAAAAACACAAAGCTAACTTCAGATGTCTCCGTTGAAGTTTCTTCAGCACAAGGGGGTGGTAAAGCAATGGTAGGGTCGAATGACACTATTGCTGCTGTAACTTTGGATGAAGAGCCAACTGGACATTGTATGTCCGACAACATTCGAGAACATGTTATGACAGACACTGCACTCTCGATGCAAGAATCTGTGAACTCTGGTGAACTTCAAACCTCTTCAAGTCCAAACACag ATATAAATATTATTTGTGAGAAGCCAGGAGCCTCAGATTGCTTGACCGTTGTGGACATTGATAAAGAGTTAAAGGATTCTCAAGTTTGGAGTGATTATGCCCCCGATATTTACTGCAAAGCACGAGTAACTGAG CTTGAAAAAAGGTCATCAACCAATTACATGGAGAGATTGCAGCAAGATATTTCTCCAAGCATGCGCGGGATTCTGATTGATTGGCTTGTGGAG GTTTCGGAGGAATACAAGTTGGTTCCAGACACTCTATACCTTACCGTTAACCTCATTGATCGGTTTCTCTCGACATGTTTGATTCAGAAACACAAGCTTCAATTGCTTGGCGTTACTTGTATGTTCATTGCATC AAAGTACGAAGAGATTTGTGCTCCTCGAGTGGAAGAATTTTGCTTCATCACAGATAATACATACACAAAAGCAGAG GTAGTGAAAATGGAGAAGGAAGTTCTTAACCTTCTGCGCTTTCAGTTATCTGTTCCCACAACCAAAACTTTTCTCAG GAGATTCATTCAAGCAGCACAATCTTCTTACAAG GATCCTCGTGTTGAACTGGAATTCCTGGCAAATTATTTAGCAGAGCTTACTCTTGTTGAATACAGCTTCTTACAGTTTCTACCTTCTCTTGTGGCTGCTTCTGCTGTATTCCTTGCGAGATGGACCCTCAACCACTCGGAACATCCATGG ACTCCAACTCTGGAGCATTATACAAACTGCAAAGCTTCAGAGCTAAAAACCGTCGTTCTTGCAATGAAAGATCTGCAGCTTAATACCAAAGGTTGTTCCCTCAATGCTATTCGTGAGAAATATAAACACGAGAAG TTCAACTGTGTGGCAAACCTATCTCCCAAACCGGTGCAGTCATTGTTCTAG